One region of Baekduia soli genomic DNA includes:
- a CDS encoding nuclear transport factor 2 family protein, producing the protein MTEHGSSNAAWGARAGNVAPRRPAPVADAAGLIDRQAITEVIACYAWAYDERDAGMLGDVFAPDGVWRGSIQGTQDVGPFEGRAAIVEFLTSFWDIQSDQRRHNFMNVLVLEQDAERAQAIAYILLTAGEGTDVQVVTTGPYRFTLAKDGGVWRVTELLAGFDVPF; encoded by the coding sequence GTGACCGAGCATGGGAGCAGCAACGCAGCCTGGGGAGCGCGCGCCGGCAACGTCGCCCCGCGCCGCCCCGCGCCGGTGGCCGACGCCGCCGGGCTGATCGACCGCCAGGCGATCACGGAGGTCATCGCGTGCTACGCATGGGCCTACGACGAGCGCGACGCCGGGATGCTCGGCGACGTCTTCGCGCCGGACGGCGTCTGGCGTGGGAGCATCCAGGGCACCCAGGACGTCGGGCCGTTCGAGGGGCGCGCCGCGATCGTCGAGTTCCTGACGAGCTTCTGGGACATCCAGAGCGACCAGCGACGCCACAACTTCATGAACGTGCTCGTCCTCGAGCAGGACGCCGAGCGGGCGCAGGCGATCGCCTACATCCTGCTCACGGCGGGCGAGGGGACCGACGTGCAGGTCGTGACCACCGGGCCCTACCGCTTCACGCTGGCCAAGGACGGCGGCGTCTGGCGGGTCACCGAGCTGCTGGCGGGCTTCGACGTCCCGTTCTGA
- a CDS encoding enoyl-CoA hydratase/isomerase family protein — MAIDGEIGPFRVSVDARGIASVVFSRPPVNAVSIDVYEAIGRLADAIAATDEVRVVVLSAPAGARAWCGGADLNDFVGITPEGRTERYDFINRTLPRLYDLDRPVIAAINGHAVGIGVILAATCDLRVAADDACFSCPEIDFGLVAGGAGLMAWLKMPEGVVREMLYTGRRFTAGELAGTGFFNYIVAREEVVPKAMGIAELIAAKSLPAIKARKATSNALEGLGWHDAYLLAQRATAALTAGEDGQEGVRAFLEGRAAQVRDA, encoded by the coding sequence GTGGCCATCGACGGCGAGATCGGCCCCTTCCGGGTCAGCGTCGACGCGCGGGGGATCGCGTCGGTGGTCTTCTCGCGCCCGCCGGTCAACGCCGTGTCGATCGACGTCTACGAGGCGATCGGCCGGCTGGCCGACGCGATCGCCGCGACCGACGAGGTGCGCGTCGTCGTCCTCAGCGCGCCAGCCGGCGCGCGGGCCTGGTGCGGCGGCGCCGACCTCAACGACTTCGTGGGCATCACGCCCGAGGGGCGCACGGAGCGCTACGACTTCATCAACCGCACGCTGCCGCGGCTCTATGACCTCGACCGGCCGGTGATCGCCGCGATCAACGGCCACGCGGTGGGCATCGGCGTCATCCTCGCCGCGACGTGCGACCTGCGCGTCGCCGCCGACGACGCGTGCTTCTCGTGCCCGGAGATCGACTTCGGCCTGGTCGCCGGCGGCGCCGGCCTGATGGCCTGGCTCAAGATGCCCGAGGGCGTCGTGCGCGAGATGCTCTACACCGGCCGGCGGTTCACCGCCGGCGAGCTCGCCGGCACCGGGTTCTTCAACTACATCGTCGCCCGCGAGGAGGTGGTGCCCAAGGCCATGGGCATCGCCGAGCTCATCGCGGCCAAGAGCCTGCCGGCCATCAAGGCGCGCAAGGCCACGTCCAACGCGCTGGAGGGCCTGGGCTGGCACGACGCCTACCTCCTGGCCCAGCGCGCCACCGCTGCGCTGACCGCCGGCGAGGACGGCCAGGAGGGCGTGCGCGCGTTCCTCGAGGGGCGCGCGGCGCAGGTGCGCGACGCGTGA
- a CDS encoding LLM class F420-dependent oxidoreductase, which translates to MRAPITLDLHLPNFNYPDVGPEAVFERLVDIATTAEASGFTSISLMDHFHQIPPVGPAENWMFDGSTMLAGLAGRTSTIALGLLVGGVTYRNPALHAKITTTLDIISGGRAFHGIGAGWFEDEHKAYGFAMPSLGTRFEILEEHLQIARAMFTQPRATVAGEHVHVTEAYNNPKPLRGDIPILIGGSGERKTLRLVAQYADGCNLFGDPERARHLLGVLEGHCETVGRDPSEITKTSMATIVIGATHEAAQAKLDWMRSAGVPEERVAAAIAGDPDTVAQRAAAFREVGIEGLTFSMPDAHDLEAVALAGKALAPVFAA; encoded by the coding sequence ATGCGAGCGCCGATCACGCTGGACCTCCACCTGCCGAACTTCAACTACCCCGACGTCGGCCCCGAGGCCGTCTTCGAGCGCCTGGTGGACATCGCGACGACGGCCGAGGCCTCCGGGTTCACCTCGATCTCGCTCATGGACCACTTCCACCAGATCCCGCCCGTCGGCCCGGCGGAGAACTGGATGTTCGACGGCAGCACGATGCTCGCCGGCCTGGCCGGCCGCACGTCGACGATCGCGCTCGGGCTGCTCGTGGGCGGCGTGACCTACCGCAACCCGGCGCTGCACGCCAAGATCACCACGACCTTGGACATCATCTCCGGCGGCCGTGCGTTCCACGGCATCGGCGCGGGCTGGTTCGAGGACGAGCACAAGGCCTACGGGTTCGCCATGCCCTCGCTGGGCACGCGCTTCGAGATCCTCGAGGAGCACCTGCAGATCGCGCGCGCCATGTTCACCCAGCCGCGCGCGACGGTCGCCGGCGAGCACGTGCACGTCACCGAGGCCTACAACAATCCCAAGCCGCTGCGCGGCGACATCCCGATCCTCATCGGCGGCAGCGGCGAGCGTAAGACCCTGCGCCTGGTCGCGCAGTACGCCGACGGCTGCAACCTCTTCGGCGACCCGGAGCGCGCGAGGCACCTGCTCGGCGTGCTCGAGGGCCACTGCGAGACCGTGGGCCGCGACCCGTCGGAGATCACGAAGACCTCGATGGCGACGATCGTCATCGGCGCCACCCACGAGGCCGCGCAGGCCAAGCTCGACTGGATGCGCTCGGCGGGCGTGCCCGAGGAGCGCGTCGCCGCGGCGATCGCGGGCGACCCGGACACCGTCGCCCAGCGCGCGGCGGCATTCCGCGAGGTCGGGATCGAGGGCCTGACGTTCTCCATGCCCGACGCGCACGACCTCGAGGCGGTCGCGCTGGCGGGCAAGGCGCTGGCCCCGGTGTTCGCCGCCTAG
- a CDS encoding cyclase family protein translates to MGDVAFDDLRFVESLGLHCSWDVLDHDLGTLARIGPEQVAAAARLVRTGDVFALNLPLTEPDPPLFRRDPLRHTIFALDRNNLDDRLDSFHPQGSSQWDGLRHVRAREHGYFGGYTEDFTPGAGPLGIEHWAARGIVGRGVLLDVGHHRELLGDPLDAFAGDMIGAAELQEVADAQGVALVHGDIVLVRLGWVTAYRRLDGPDREEIAQRPRASGLRADEAVARWLWDSGAAALGIDNPTVEPIPGDAAIGSLHRRLIPMLGFALAELLDLDALAQACADDGRWDFQFVAVPLGVPGGVGSPSNAVAIR, encoded by the coding sequence ATGGGCGACGTCGCGTTCGACGACCTGCGCTTCGTGGAGAGCCTGGGCCTGCACTGCTCGTGGGACGTGCTGGACCACGACCTCGGCACGCTGGCCCGGATCGGCCCCGAGCAGGTGGCCGCCGCCGCGCGCCTGGTGCGCACGGGCGACGTCTTCGCGCTCAACCTGCCGCTGACCGAGCCCGACCCGCCGCTGTTCCGGCGCGACCCGCTGCGGCACACGATCTTCGCGCTGGACCGCAACAACCTCGACGACCGCCTCGACAGCTTCCACCCGCAGGGCTCCTCGCAGTGGGACGGCCTGCGCCACGTGCGCGCCCGCGAGCACGGCTACTTCGGCGGGTACACGGAGGACTTCACGCCCGGCGCCGGACCGCTGGGCATCGAGCACTGGGCCGCGCGGGGCATCGTCGGGCGCGGCGTGCTGCTCGATGTCGGGCACCACCGCGAGCTGCTCGGCGACCCGCTCGACGCGTTCGCCGGCGACATGATCGGCGCCGCCGAGCTGCAGGAGGTCGCCGACGCCCAGGGCGTCGCGCTGGTCCACGGCGACATCGTCCTGGTCCGCCTGGGATGGGTGACGGCCTACCGCCGCCTCGACGGGCCTGATCGCGAGGAGATCGCGCAGCGGCCGCGGGCCAGCGGCCTCCGCGCCGACGAGGCCGTCGCGCGCTGGCTGTGGGACTCGGGCGCCGCCGCGCTGGGCATCGACAACCCGACGGTCGAGCCGATCCCCGGCGACGCGGCGATCGGCTCGCTGCACCGGCGGCTGATCCCCATGCTCGGCTTCGCGCTGGCCGAGCTGCTGGACCTCGACGCCCTCGCGCAGGCGTGCGCCGACGACGGGCGCTGGGACTTCCAGTTCGTCGCCGTGCCGCTCGGCGTGCCCGGCGGCGTCGGGTCGCCGTCCAACGCCGTGGCGATCCGGTGA
- a CDS encoding thiolase C-terminal domain-containing protein: MSAAAPDAARRVAVVSSAQTSLRPGRADVQHIDLISEAVNRCLAGAGIAWPDIDFVIDSGSDVLDGRSISNCGFLGALGAHHKEESRVEEDGLWAALYGHLKISSGHSDVGLIVAYSKPSESDLDAFYWSQTEPFFQRPLGIGRATALGLQAGQYLAAGGHGEDVLAEVAAHDWAAAAGNPRLALADVPSRDDVAASAPVATPLRELMLSRPVDGAVAVLLATEEIARRSDTAPVFIDGLGCAMDEHMLAQREGGRLDACAAAAASAARMAGRADLRGIPLAEVSASSAAGELMVLEALGLADGPAVDLYRDGSPVAVNPSGGALPADPVMATGLIRLAEAAAQLSGRAGYGPAGAEAAVVHGSGGLGMQNHCVFVLGR, translated from the coding sequence ATGAGCGCCGCCGCCCCCGATGCCGCACGGCGCGTCGCGGTCGTCTCCAGCGCGCAGACCAGCCTGCGCCCCGGCCGCGCCGACGTCCAGCACATCGACCTCATCAGCGAGGCCGTCAACCGCTGCCTGGCCGGGGCGGGGATCGCGTGGCCGGACATCGACTTCGTCATCGACTCCGGCAGCGACGTGCTGGACGGGCGCAGCATCTCCAACTGCGGGTTCCTCGGGGCGCTGGGCGCCCACCACAAGGAGGAGTCCCGCGTGGAGGAGGACGGTCTGTGGGCCGCGCTCTACGGCCACCTGAAGATCTCGTCGGGGCACTCCGACGTCGGGCTCATCGTCGCCTACTCCAAGCCCTCGGAGTCCGACCTCGACGCGTTCTACTGGAGCCAGACCGAGCCGTTCTTCCAGCGCCCCCTGGGCATCGGGCGCGCGACCGCACTCGGGCTGCAGGCCGGCCAGTACCTCGCCGCCGGCGGCCACGGCGAGGACGTGCTGGCCGAGGTCGCCGCCCACGACTGGGCCGCGGCGGCGGGCAACCCGCGCCTGGCGCTCGCCGACGTCCCCTCGCGCGACGACGTCGCGGCGTCGGCCCCGGTCGCCACGCCGCTGCGCGAGCTCATGCTCTCGCGGCCGGTCGACGGCGCCGTCGCCGTCCTGCTGGCCACGGAGGAGATCGCGCGGCGCAGCGACACCGCGCCGGTCTTCATCGACGGCCTGGGCTGCGCGATGGACGAGCACATGCTCGCCCAGCGCGAGGGCGGCCGCCTGGACGCCTGCGCGGCCGCGGCGGCTTCGGCCGCGCGGATGGCCGGGCGCGCCGACCTGCGCGGCATCCCGCTGGCGGAGGTCAGCGCCTCCTCGGCGGCGGGCGAGCTCATGGTGCTCGAGGCGCTGGGCCTGGCCGACGGCCCCGCGGTCGACCTCTACCGCGACGGCAGCCCGGTGGCCGTCAACCCGTCGGGCGGCGCGCTGCCCGCCGATCCCGTGATGGCCACCGGCCTGATCCGCCTGGCCGAGGCCGCCGCGCAGCTCTCGGGCCGCGCGGGCTACGGGCCGGCCGGCGCGGAGGCCGCCGTCGTGCACGGGTCCGGGGGCCTGGGCATGCAGAACCACTGCGTCTTCGTCCTGGGGAGGTAG
- a CDS encoding DUF2000 domain-containing protein encodes MGVTDFDTKIAVVVREDLAAWQRLNVTAFLVSGITAQAGAEAIGEDYVDADGERYLPLLVQPVLVYEAPSGRLQTVRERAQRRGRRVAIYTHDMFSTGKDEDNRAAVRAVATADLDLVGLAVRAPHRDADAIVRGLSRHP; translated from the coding sequence ATGGGCGTCACCGACTTCGACACGAAGATCGCCGTCGTCGTGCGCGAGGACCTCGCGGCCTGGCAGCGGCTCAACGTCACGGCCTTCCTGGTCAGCGGGATCACCGCGCAGGCCGGCGCGGAGGCGATCGGCGAGGACTACGTCGATGCCGACGGGGAGCGCTACCTGCCGCTGCTCGTCCAGCCCGTGCTCGTCTACGAGGCGCCGTCCGGCCGGCTGCAGACCGTCCGCGAGCGCGCCCAGCGCCGCGGGCGGCGCGTCGCGATCTACACGCACGACATGTTCTCCACCGGCAAGGACGAGGACAACCGCGCCGCGGTGCGAGCCGTCGCCACGGCCGACCTCGACCTGGTCGGGCTGGCCGTGCGGGCGCCCCACCGCGACGCCGACGCGATCGTCCGCGGCCTGTCCCGCCACCCCTGA
- a CDS encoding cupin domain-containing protein: MATGPQTAPPTISTTELTAPRVVRFEDLEPGWHEAPHSTEAGYFRWLSTYVGGPPGFLHEHPATGLVGGHSVMGIMGLPAGQRQYGLHRHTTTEIYLILQGRVESLEGQGVRQLAGPMDCLYIPAQAAHCVRTVGTEDVLLMYVHDEHEELGASKYVPDDDPSLTVPEPHPQLVRWDDLDPWWGAPQADEAGHLRWSVSWVGGGAGTANRNPGVAAHSDTVAMGATVISAANAEVPERWETVRYIQVVQGRVRVDGHPELGVLQRLDVLVVPPGHPHALRPVGTEAAHVVWFHEDNGLPQPA; this comes from the coding sequence ATGGCCACCGGACCCCAGACCGCACCGCCGACGATCAGCACCACCGAGCTCACCGCGCCGCGGGTCGTGCGCTTCGAGGACCTCGAGCCGGGCTGGCACGAGGCGCCGCACTCGACCGAGGCAGGGTACTTCCGCTGGCTGAGCACCTACGTCGGCGGCCCGCCCGGCTTCCTGCACGAGCACCCCGCCACGGGGCTGGTCGGCGGCCACAGCGTCATGGGGATCATGGGCCTGCCGGCGGGCCAGCGCCAGTACGGGCTGCACCGCCACACCACGACGGAGATCTACCTGATCCTCCAGGGCCGGGTCGAGTCGCTGGAGGGCCAGGGCGTCCGGCAGCTCGCGGGCCCGATGGACTGCCTCTACATCCCGGCCCAGGCGGCGCACTGCGTGCGCACGGTGGGCACGGAGGACGTCCTGCTCATGTACGTCCACGACGAGCACGAGGAGCTCGGGGCCTCGAAGTACGTCCCCGACGACGACCCGTCGCTGACGGTGCCCGAGCCCCACCCCCAGCTCGTGCGCTGGGACGACCTCGACCCGTGGTGGGGCGCGCCGCAGGCCGACGAGGCCGGCCACCTGCGCTGGTCGGTGAGCTGGGTCGGTGGGGGCGCCGGGACGGCGAACCGCAACCCGGGCGTGGCGGCCCACAGCGACACGGTGGCGATGGGCGCCACGGTCATCAGCGCCGCCAACGCCGAGGTGCCCGAGCGCTGGGAGACCGTGCGCTACATCCAGGTCGTGCAGGGCCGCGTCCGCGTCGACGGCCATCCCGAGCTCGGCGTGCTGCAGCGCCTCGACGTCCTCGTCGTGCCGCCGGGCCACCCGCACGCCCTGCGACCCGTCGGCACCGAGGCCGCCCACGTCGTCTGGTTCCACGAGGACAACGGGCTGCCGCAGCCGGCCTGA